Below is a genomic region from Fusarium oxysporum Fo47 chromosome VIII, complete sequence.
tataagggaATCTTCCTTAGCTACTACTAGGTTTAGCAGGGGTCTAATCTAGCTGCTAAGGCCAGGGGCTTTTTCCTTGCTTAtagacctaatagcttatataacCTTTATTCCTAGGCATGTTAAGGATAGGCTTAGGCTTAGGCTATAGTATAGGGATAGATTATAAAAGGTAAGttaataaagtaaaagtaaataGCCTTagagatttatataaaataagtaggattataagtatttaacCCTAGGATATAaattaatatctattaagTTAAGTCTCtaagtaaatatattatattatttatataatataatatctttatacCCTAGGGTATAAAAACTAAAGTTATTAATCTGCAATTAAGataacttatataatcttccctattattatatactatatacTATAAGATCTCaggatatattatttttatttaatataactatagcGGAATGCTTCCTCCTAAGGGGAATAATAGGCTTTACTTTTCTGCATAGCTATTAGggattattataaaaataatataataaaaacgagctatatatatatatatatatggCAGCATTATTGTTGGCgattattagtattatcACTGAGGTCGGCGTCCTTTATAAGGAGATAATCGGAACAGCAAGAGTTAGTGCTATCTAATAATGCTCTTGCTGGGCAGGTAGGGGAAGCggacttatttataaattttTGGATGACAAGGAGGTACCCCATTACGTTTTACTTGcttttaagtaattaaactatttaattagCTTACCAGAATAAGCACAGATATATTCCACTACTTTAGTTGTTTTACAATCTTTAGCAGATCTCCCGTAATACCCATAGCAGTAATATTAATACCAGCACTAGCACTACGAATTATTTATACCTCTTAGTGTAGAAGctaataaggttattactaCCCTTTAAATTCGCGATTAGGTGTGACTTGTCTAATATCTGCAAGCCTACCGTGGCTTTACCTGAAGCAATAtcgatgctgttgatgtaACAAAGGACTTTGCCTTGCTTCTCGGCCTTTAACTTCCTGTCTTGCATTTGCTGGTTAAATGCCGGAAGTTTTTGCAGAAAGACGTCGCCCCTTGTAGGTAATTCTAGTTCCTTCGGGATCAGGGACTCGACGGGGTAGGACGTCGGAGACTCAATAGGGCATCCGGCAATGCAGGCTAGAATGGTCACCTTGCGGGCAACATTAAGACTGTTGAGGTCATCACGTAGGTCAGGTTCGGTATAGCCAAGATTCTTAGCCTGGCAAACAGTTTCAGACCAATTGCCACCGCTGTTTCCACTCGTGGTGGAGTAGTTATGAAACAGGTGAGATATAGTGCCGCTGAAGATGCCCTCAATACGGGTGATTTCGTTACCCGTCTTAACCATCTCTTGAAGAATGGAGATGGCAGGCATGCCAGCACCGACCGAGGATTCGTGGAAGACGAAGGAATCTCCTTCTTTAGCCGCGTTGGTAATGCTCTCCCATAGCTCATAAGAGCTGGTGTTGTCACCCACAATGACGCGGCCAGGCGCGCCCTTGAGGTAGTCAAGGACGCTGGAAAAGTTGGGCGGCGCGACGcccttcttttccattcttGTTGACCGCGGTGCCAATGTTGATATTCGAGTAATCAGAATGATATAGAGCCTTGTCGACCATAGCGATATAAATAAGGCAAAGGCTGACAGGGTATGTTTTGTGTAGGTTAGCAAGCTAGTTTATAAAGACTAAGCCAACACCACCAGTGCCTGTAAGATAACACTATAGTCAGTACGTAATGCCTGTATTAGAATTTCGGTATTATCTATACTTACCAATTACGGCGATGCAGACTTCCTTGGTTTCGAGAGACATAGTTGATAATAATCCGAAGTTATCCATAAGGTTGgtttaaattaataacttactttataCTTTAAGGTGGAATTAATATGTgaatattagtattttatattcAGAAGGtactaaatagtatttatactTGAGGCTCGTTCTACGATCTTAGGCCGGCTTTACTACTTTTAAACACTTATAATATAGACATCTTTATAAGCGCGTTTAGCCTCATGCCCCTTAGTAGCTTTGGCTACCTGCATCAAAAGAGTTCTCAGTGATATTTCAGGAAACGCAGTTCCAAAATTTATGGGCAGACTGAATCACATACCCTGGAGCTGTGATTTAGTGCCATTCCCGATTTTTCCGTCATTCCCGACATCTGCATTCCCGAATACCAACCAGAATCCAAGACGTTCTTTACATCCTTGATTATCATAGGGTGTATATACTTAGTGAAGTAGATATCTAAGAGATAGTAACTAACGGAACGATTACGTTTTAAATAGGGCAATACCGTGGGGTATTATCGCGGGATATTATCCGGAGATCTAATAGCAATGTAGTTAGAGGGCACCTATTAATAGCTGAGGATCGGCTTTAGGAGGCCAAATAGCAACTAGGAAAGGAACCTATTTATAAACCTAAGATATAAGAGGTTATTTAATGTTTCCTGTCCTTTATaaataatcttattattatagctctATACTTCATTTTCAAGCTATTTAGCTAATTAAATCTACTCTTTTCTACTATTCCTTTAAGTAGATATTATGctatctcttcctttcatGGTAAGTATATTTCCGACTTAagtaacctatatataatgTTTCTGGTATTGACAGGAATATATGCATAGTTAAACAACCTTTCCCTCCTGCATAAGGCATCCCTCCTTAACGGCGATTGGATTTAGGCAAAGTTGGGCAAATGCTTTAATGTCGAAGGCAAGCCTAACTTATGGTTTCTTAACACTAAGAATCGAAGTTAATTTATTTCATAGACCCTAGATCTTGTATGATCTAGGGTGTAGCTCCTGCCAATGATGTTAAAGATGTGGACCAGTTTATTAAGACTTTGCAAGCCGCCTTCGATAAGTTTTATTATGTGAATCCGCGTGTTAGGGCCTTAGTGCTTCTTAAGTGGCATAAACTTATTGAATCTGCTAAATAGGATATTGCTACTCTAATGTACTACGAAACTGGCAAACCAGTGGCTAAGGCTCTTAGTGAGGTCGACTATGTGCTTGGCTTTGCCTGGTGGTTTGCTGGCGAGTCCGAGAGAATTAGAGGTATAATTACCTAGCCTTTAGTTTCAAGTCGCCATACCTTTACCCTTAAGCAGCCTATTGGCATCTGTGTGGCGCTTATGCCTTAGAACTTCCCTGTTGCTATAATTATCCGGAAGGTAGCTGCAGCTATTACCGCAGGCTGCTCTATCGTGGTTAAGCCCTTACCTAAGATGCCTTATAGTGTTTCAGCGCTTGCTGACCTAGCTCTCCGGGCTGGCCTTCCTGCTGGTGTTTTCAACGTTATCACGACctgcaacaccaacacacCTGTAGTAAGTAAACGATTATGCAAGCATAATCTGGTCCGAAAAGTGACCTTTACTGGAAGCACAACAGTTGGCAGTATTGTAGCAAAGCATTGCAGTAAGGGTCCTAAGAAGCTCACGATAGAACTCGGCGGTAACTGCCCCTTCATTGTGTTTAATAACGGAGATTTAGATCAAACTATATCAGCACTTATGATTCTAAAGTGGTGAACTGCAGGCCAGGCTTTTATGCATGCTAATTGCATTTACGTTTAAAAGTAGTATCCACAATGCTTTCGTTTCAAAGGTAGTAGCAGCCACCAAAGACAATATCAAGGTCGGCCACGGCGTTAAGAAGGGCACGACTATAGGCCCCTTGACCACGCAGCGAGGCATTGATAAGCTCAAGAAGCATATCGAAGATGCTGTGTCTAAGGGTAGAAGAATCCACTGTGGTGGCTAAGAGCCCCCTAACTCGTCCAAGGGTTACTTCTTTGAGCCTATAGTTATTTCTAGCATAACTCCTAATATGTTAACTACCGTCGAGGAAATCTTCAGTCCTCTCTTAGGTATTTATAGGTTTAAAACCGAGGAGGAACTTGTCAGGGAAGCTAATAAGACTTCTATAGGCCTTGCATCTTATTTCTTCACAATGGATATTAATTATACCTAGAGACTCTATGAGAGTTTGGAGGCCGGGATAATTGGAATGAACACAAGCTAGTAGTTTTCAACTTGGCTAATTAATGCATTAACTAATATGATATTAGGGAATTCTTCGTGTGCCGAATCTCCTTTCGGCGGGATTAAAATGTCAGGCTATGGCAAGGTGGCTGGCAAGGATGTTGCTATTAAGGAACACCTTATCACCAAGACCGGAACGTTAACTATGGATAGTATACCTATGGTCTAATCCTAAATAGATGGCCTGGCTTAGGAAGAGTCGGTTCTAGACTATTAAGACAGTGTGGCTAAGGTGGTCTGATCTGCTAGTGATTAGGATGTGGATACTTTATAAGCAGCTATGCTCCtcttagatatatataacttagagctaaaaataataatataataaacctagGTATTACTCTTAGATAATTCTAACAGAATTACCTATATAGATATAATTTTACAGactatatattactataatattatttactaCTAGGCTAAGTTACTAACCCTAAATtctaaattatataaagtatatatatattaaaatcctatataaattaaaatagcACTAACTATAAATTctaaattatatatagtataagaagattattaaatactaactaattttctaatatatatatataattcttttacccttactattagccttataaggctattaagcttttaactttttaattaaaggcttaaacagtGAGGCCCCTACAGTAGACTAGTATTCTAAAAGTCAAAATCAAAgaaggtttatctgcctcAATGACGTAATTACTGCCTTGATTAAGCAGTATAAATACCGCCCTCGGCAGCTGTGTCAGGCCCCTACCTTTACCACACAAAAGAATATCGCCCCTTAATGGCGGGGTTCTGAGACTGAAGGTTTAAAGGAATTGGGTTGACTTTTATGTAAGTTAGTCGGCGAAAGTCAAGTTGACCTCTACTAATTGAATGCACATGCCGGGGCACGTGACCAATTAACGTTGTGTTtgagaataaataaagtgAGATTAGTGAGGAAGCAGTAGTGTAAACTAGGGATTATTTGCTGATATTTATGAAGTTTTTTAAAAactaaatattattatctatataattattaagcatagtatattagtaatataaagaaaatCTAGTTTATACTgatactattatattaaaattaagaaatatttaaaaaggTCTTCTTATTAActtttagttatattatatagatattatcAATTTCAGCAAGACTTAGGGTtcctttaaatataatatctatactctcttttatatttaaatataaaataaataattaaattaccCTCAAGAGAAACcctttttaaatataaatactatatagATTCTTAGTAGCTCTATACTAAGATAGGTAGTAAACCACACCTTGTcattatatatctattataatacaTAATGTCCTCCCGCGAAGTTTAAATGATGTTTCGGATAGCATTCCTAATGTATGCCCCAGCACCTCCCTGGTCCTTTTCCACTCCAAACTCAGCATTACTACCGCGTCTCTCCTCTGCAGAGACACCTACACCACTGATCATGTCTTGCTGTAACTCCCTCATGCCTGTGTAGATATCAATATCTTTTGTTCTGATGAACAATGGGCGGTGTGCTGGCTCATAGATCCAGCTGTAGCCCTTCCAGAGTGCGTAGAGGAAAATCAGTAGCGGACCGGCGAGGTAGAGCTGGAAAAAGGTTGTTGGATCCAGATTAGGACCGCCGACAGGATAAAGCGCGACGTAGAACTGAGCGATCAGAGCAAGAACGCAGATAAACAAGCATATCCAGGAGCCCCAGACGCCGCAATTGGCCTTGTAGGGAAGCTCGTCCAAGGTATGACCGTTTATGGCCCTGTTCGAAGTTAGTCATCGAAGGAACGAAGCAGGCCAGAAAGCAACAGGTTATTTACTTACCAGGCCTTGCGGAAGCGGATATGAGCCAGAGCGATGCCACCGTACACGAAGAGGATGGTAAGACCCGACAGTGACAGGAGCCAATTGAAGATAACACCACCATTATGCGCCAGGTTAATGAATGCTAGCAGCCCAaagagaagctgaagaatgACCACGGGAATAGGACGACCCTTCTTGTCAATGTAGGCCATTTTTTTGGGGAACATTCCTGTACAGTCAGTGTGTGTTAGCGTCTCAAACAAAATGTTTATATCATCATGCAGCACGCACCGTTTGCAGCGAGAGCCTGAAGCGTGCGAGTCGAGCCAAAGGTGCACGAGTTAGCAACACTCATAACGGCGATCAGGATAACGGCGTTAAAAATCGACGGCAGGACTTTGATGCCAGCAAGCTCAATTGCAATGACAAAAGGCGACCCACGCGACACGGAAGTCGC
It encodes:
- a CDS encoding Aldehyde/histidinol dehydrogenase, whose protein sequence is MLSLPFMAKLGKCFNVEDPRSYVDQFIKTLQAAFDKFYYVNPRVRALDIATLMYYETGKPVAKALSEVDYVLGFAWWFAGESERIRAAAITAGCSIVVKPLPKMPYSVSALADLALRAGLPAGVFNVITTCNTNTPVVSKRLCKHNLVRKVTFTGSTTVGSIVAKHCSKGPKKLTIELGGNCPFIVFNNGDLDQTISALMILKCSIHNAFVSKVVAATKDNIKVGHGVKKGTTIGPLTTQRGIDKLKKHIEDAPPNSSKGYFFEPIVISSITPNMLTTVEEIFSPLLGNSSCAESPFGGIKMSGYGKVAGKDVAIKEHLITKTGTLTMDSIPMV